DNA sequence from the Eptesicus fuscus isolate TK198812 chromosome 7, DD_ASM_mEF_20220401, whole genome shotgun sequence genome:
tatagtttTGCAGTTTAGCTTGACATCAGGGAGCATGATGCCtccaattttgttttcctttttcaagattgctttggcaaTTCAGTGTCTTTTGTACTTTTATGTAAAATTTAAGATTATTTGTAGTAGTCCTGTGAAAAAGGCCATTGGTATTTTTGATTTGTTATTGTTTATGAAGGGCTAAGTAGTCTACTAAGCACTCTAACTACTATCTATATTGATTATTGGAAAATTGTTATTAGGTATTAAAGATgaacctaattaaaaaataaagcttgccttggccagcatggctcagtggctaaagtatcagcctatgcactgaagggtctagggttcgattcccagtcaagggcacctacctgggttgcaggtttgatccctgccccagttggggcacgtgcgggaggcaaccaattgatgtgtctctctcacatctgttgGTTCCCTTGTTAGGGCACCATAATTGTTGGTGTCCCTCATTAGGGCACcataatgccggggttcttttcccagccttacgaagtgttcagcattctggagaaaggggctgcgcatagatgattaaagagtccaaggacgaaatatatttttggaaggcattgggggtcagaggagcttcagctaaagggaacTGAAGACTCTCCTTGTCGCAGACcccgtgcttttattaaacacaatttgtcccaaggcaaggtggaaatatacacttcaaagggtaaggtatcaaagggtattgtcagtttggggaatagcctacagctgttcaggtatttggccaacaggaggcaataaaatgccctgagctgtctggcagcagacaatcatcCCATTCAGGTTTGGGGGGAGTGCcttttagccgtttccaacaggtaaactacatatgacTCAACCCTTTTGagccccccaagtcccatcaaccttttgaggaaacttttataattattacatgctggaattggttcttggcacacactgatgtttctctctctcttccttccactttctctaaaaatcaatggaaaatatccttgcgTGGAGATtaataacaaattaaaacaaagctTAAATaagaattacttatttttttcaagcAAATTGGCTTAATTTCAGGTGGTACAGAATATCTTGAAGAGCACACTTTGACAGGATTCTGAGCTGGGTTTACTCTGACGATACAGCTAAGGTTGAAATGGCAGAATGAGAAGAACTGAAGAGATGAGCCAATgcataattatcattattattattattattattttttttacaaaagtttattcttaaatgtaccacagcctccAAGACAACACTTCATTTTAGCTGTAGGTGGCAAGAGAtgtgatgacagggaatcatgaTGTTAAAACAGGAATGGAATTAAGGATCACCATTGCCCCAGGCACAAGGAACAGTTCACTTTTTGTCAGATTTCTTAATTCCACCTGTGGCCAGGGGGCCCTTTCCCTCGGCCTTCGCTTTCAGCTCCTGGagtttcttctcctctttctgcCTCTGCTTGAATGCCTTGTCTTCCTCGTCCATCTCCTTGGCCTGCCTCTTGGGCTGCTTCAGGGGCTTTTTCTTGCCACCTTCTCTACTGGACATGGTCAAGAATTActtatttttaccaaaaaaaaagaaaaaaagaaaaaaaaaagcttaaataaggtaaatgacttgtccaaagtcacacaggaaAAGTGGTAAGAAATAGAGCAGGTATTTGAACTCAGAGGTGTCCGAACTCAGTGTTCATATTATTACCCTTATGCTAGGTACTCCTAAAATGAGCAATGTACAGTGTTCCCTGAAAGTCTCTGGCATGAAAATCTCCATCTGGCCATTGAATACATTGTCTGATATTTAGCTGTCAATTTTGTAAACTTGATCCAAAATTTGGGTGCATTCTCTTCAGCAGTCACTAGGTGGAGCTAGTGCACTAAAAAGGCATCAGAGGCTTTTGGAGACCAGGACAGGATTTATTCTAGGTAGTCAGCAAAGGCTGGTTTTGATTGGAAAAGTGCTAAAAAGATCACTCCCTATGACaactgacttttttcttttctggata
Encoded proteins:
- the LOC129149674 gene encoding translation machinery-associated protein 7-like; translated protein: MSSREGGKKKPLKQPKRQAKEMDEEDKAFKQRQKEEKKLQELKAKAEGKGPLATGGIKKSDKK